One segment of Ricinus communis isolate WT05 ecotype wild-type chromosome 8, ASM1957865v1, whole genome shotgun sequence DNA contains the following:
- the LOC8263341 gene encoding pentatricopeptide repeat-containing protein At1g05750, chloroplastic — protein MDVPALTSASTITQLPQRFNSKPTPTLTPAPPNLPPPSHLIQHPRTNLKHQCNRSIDLTIAWTSSISRHCCNGQLPEAASLFTQMRLAAVEPNHITFATLISFCADFPFQGKSIGPSIHAYVRKLGLDTCNVMVGTALVDMYAKCGKVQLARLIFDDLKVKNSVSWNTMIDGYMRNGETGSAMELFDEMPEKDAISWTVFIDGFIKKGHFEQALEWFREMQVSKVEPDYVTIIAVLSACANLGALGLGLWIHRYVLEKEFRNNVRIGNSLIDMYSRCGCIELARQVFHKMLKRTLVSWNSIIVGFAANGFAEEALEYFGLMQKEGFKPDGVSFTGALTACSHAGMVDEGLKCFDIMKRVHKISPRIEHYGCIVDMYSRAGRLEDAFSVIKNMAVKPNEVVLGSLMAACRTSGDVGLAERLMNYLADLDPGIDSNYVLLANTYAAVGRWDGASKVRRTMKALGIQKKPGISSIEIGCGIHEFVAGDKSHNETEHIYEMLELLSYHLKLCGYVPESIASNVSEND, from the coding sequence atggATGTTCCCGCCCTCACTTCCGCATCAACCATTACCCAACTCCCTCAACGTTTTAACTCTAAACCAACGCCAACGCTGACACCGGCACCTCCAAATCTACCTCCACCGTCACACCTAATTCAACATCCACGCACTAATCTCAAGCACCAATGTAATAGATCCATAGACCTCACTATTGCATGGACTTCCTCCATTTCCCGCCACTGCTGCAATGGCCAACTACCTGAAGCCGCCTCACTCTTCACCCAAATGCGTCTCGCTGCCGTTGAACCCAATCACATCACTTTTGCAACTCTTATCTCCTTCTGTGCTGATTTTCCCTTTCAAGGCAAATCTATTGGCCCTTCCATTCACGCATATGTACGAAAACTAGGCCTGGATACGTGTAATGTTATGGTGGGCACTGCGCTTGTTGACATGTATGCGAAGTGTGGTAAGGTCCAACTAGCAAGATTGATCTTTGATGATCTAAAGGTCAAGAATTCAGTGTCTTGGAACACAATGATCGATGGCTACATGAGGAATGGAGAGACAGGGAGCGCAATGGAGTTGTTCGACGAAATGCCTGAAAAAGATGCGATTTCTTGGACTGTGTTCATTGATGGGTTTATTAAGAAGGGTCATTTCGAGCAAGCACTGGAATGGTTTAGAGAAATGCAGGTTTCCAAAGTGGAGCCTGATTATGTAACTATTATTGCAGTTCTTTCTGCTTGCGCAAATTTGGGTGCTCTCGGTTTAGGCTTGTGGATACATCGATATGTCTTAGAGAAAGAGTTTAGGAACAATGTTAGGATAGGTAATTCGTTAATCGATATGTATTCCCGATGTGGATGCATCGAGTTAGCTCGTCAGGTATTTCACAAAATGCTGAAGAGAACTTTGGTTTCGTGGAACTCCATTATTGTGGGTTTTGCTGCTAATGGTTTTGCAGAAGAAGCTTTGGAGTACTTTGGGTTGATGCAGAAAGAAGGGTTCAAACCAGATGGAGTCAGCTTCACTGGAGCACTGACCGCTTGTAGCCATGCTGGTATGGTAGACGAAGGGCTCAAATGCTTTGACATTATGAAGAGAGTGCACAAAATATCCCCTAGAATTGAGCATTATGGATGCATAGTAGATATGTACAGCCGTGCTGGGAGGTTAGAAGATGCATTCAGCGTAATAAAAAACATGGCAGTGAAGCCAAATGAAGTTGTCTTGGGATCATTGATGGCTGCTTGTAGGACTAGCGGAGATGTTGGTTTAGCTGAAAGGTTAATGAACTATCTTGCTGATTTAGATCCTGGTATTGACTCCAATTATGTGTTACTAGCAAATACATATGCAGCAGTTGGAAGATGGGATGGGGCAAGCAAGGTTAGGAGGACGATGAAGGCCCTTGGTATACAAAAGAAGCCAGGGATTAGCTCAATTGAAATTGGATGTGGCATTCATGAGTTTGTGGCTGGTGATAAATCTCACAATGAAACCGAGCATATTTATGAAATGTTGGAGCTTCTGTCGTATCATCTAAAGTTATGTGGTTATGTTCCTGAATCCATAGCAAGTAATGTGTCTGAAAATGATTGA
- the LOC112535568 gene encoding protein CLAVATA 3, with product MAFKPTFYSLLVLLFLLLVVMEEASGCHTGHVMRCLYPKATLPLDIQGRKVLVVSKRSSRSNLNVEKLVVEELRTVPSGPDPLHHNGGNPKKPTTP from the exons ATGGCTTTCAAACCCACGTTCTACTCTCTTTTGGTCTTGCTCTTTCTCTTGCTGGTAGTTATGGAAGAAGCTTCTG GTTGCCATACTGGCCATGTCATGAGGTGCTTATATCCAAAAGCAACACTTCCTCTGGATATTCAAGGCAGAAAG GTACTAGTTGTTTCCAAGAGATCGTCAAGAAGCAATTTAAATGTTGAGAAGTTGGTTGTGGAAGAGTTGAGGACGGTTCCCTCTGGACCAGACCCTTTGCACCATAATGGTGGTAACCCCAAGAAACCGACAACTCCATGA
- the LOC8263342 gene encoding putative pentatricopeptide repeat-containing protein At3g11460, mitochondrial produces the protein MATIPLYASLIDACITTKNFTTLIQIHAQTITNGIYHRDFIRSKLVSAYASCTQMRQAALLFSFTNRQTTFLFNSLIRAYASLNLFSHSLSFFRRMLDACKPIDRHTLPSVLKSCAGLSAVRLGQQVHGILLINGLAFDLANSNALINMYAKCGNLAGARKVFDRMPARNEVSWATMMAGYGMHGKGGEVLVLFNRMVEEGSSVDAVCLTAVLSACSHGGMVEKGAEYFGMMEERFGVKPSLEHYTCMVDMLGRAGRVEEAEELVMRMEIKPDEVLWAALLGSCKIHGKVDVAERVSRNVFI, from the coding sequence ATGGCCACCATTCCCTTGTACGCGTCTCTTATTGACGCCTGCATCACCACCAAGAATTTTACAACTTTAATTCAAATCCACGCCCAAACTATCACAAATGGCATTTATCATCGCGATTTCATTCGCTCAAAACTCGTCTCTGCCTACGCCTCTTGCACCCAAATGCGCCAAGCCGCTCTCCTCTTCTCCTTCACCAATCGCCAAACCACTTTCCTCTTCAACTCCCTTATCAGAGCTTACGCATCTCTCAACCTTTTCTCTCACTCTCTCTCGTTTTTTCGCCGCATGCTCGATGCCTGCAAGCCCATTGATCGCCACACCTTGCCCAGTGTCCTCAAATCTTGTGCTGGGTTATCCGCCGTTAGGCTTGGGCAGCAGGTTCATGGGATACTATTAATAAATGGGCTTGCTTTTGATTTAGCGAATTCCAATGCTTTAATTAATATGTACGCAAAGTGCGGGAATTTAGCGGGGGCAAGAAAGGTGTTTGATAGAATGCCTGCAAGGAATGAAGTTTCATGGGCAACGATGATGGCCGGGTATGGAATGCATGGGAAAGGTGGTGAGGTGCTGGTTTTGTTTAACAGAATGGTGGAAGAGGGATCTAGTGTGGATGCCGTGTGTCTTACTGCGGTTCTGAGTGCATGTAGTCATGGCGGGATGGTGGAGAAAGGTGCGGAGTATTTTGGGATGATGGAGGAGAGGTTTGGAGTGAAGCCCAGCTTGGAGCATTATACTTGCATGGTGGATATGTTGGGGAGGGCAGGAAGGGTGGAGGAGGCTGAGGAGTTGGTAATGAGGATGGAGATAAAACCTGATGAGGTGTTGTGGGCTGCGTTGCTGGGTTCTTGTAAGATTCATGGGAAGGTGGACGTAGCTGAGAGAGTTTCCAGGAATGTTTTTATATGA